The following proteins are co-located in the Longimicrobium terrae genome:
- a CDS encoding DinB family protein, with product MYRRINDFVSDWKRDSQSTVNLFSRLTDESLNQRVGAEGRTLGRLAWHVTETVRELMETAGVPGVTGPEQHSPTPTSAAEITRAYEEAAASLPDVVRAAWTDEVLGEELMMYGDVWKKGTVLSALMLHQAHHRGQMTVLMRQAGLTVPGVYGPAAEEWAAMGAPVLP from the coding sequence ATGTACCGCCGCATCAACGATTTCGTGAGCGACTGGAAGCGTGATTCGCAGTCCACGGTCAACCTGTTCTCCCGCCTGACGGATGAGTCGCTCAACCAGCGCGTGGGCGCCGAGGGGCGCACGCTGGGCCGACTTGCCTGGCACGTGACCGAAACCGTACGCGAGCTGATGGAGACGGCGGGCGTACCGGGCGTGACCGGCCCCGAGCAGCATTCGCCCACGCCCACCTCCGCCGCCGAGATCACGCGCGCGTACGAGGAAGCGGCCGCATCGCTTCCCGACGTGGTGCGCGCCGCCTGGACGGACGAGGTGCTGGGTGAGGAGTTGATGATGTACGGCGACGTGTGGAAGAAGGGCACCGTGCTTTCGGCGCTGATGCTGCACCAGGCGCACCACCGCGGGCAGATGACGGTGCTGATGCGGCAGGCCGGTCTCACGGTCCCGGGCGTGTACGGCCCCGCCGCCGAAGAGTGGGCCGCCATGGGCGCACCCGTTCTCCCCTGA
- a CDS encoding acetyl-CoA carboxylase biotin carboxyl carrier protein subunit yields the protein MRYFVTIAGREVEVDLTGATPVVDGTPMEAQLSTLPGTRTRHLIAGDRSYAFAVSAGDRKGRWHLALGADRLTADAVDERTRAIREMTGGADDVADKTILAPMPGLVLKVEVEVGQTVRAGQGVVVVEAMKMENELKAPADGVVASIAVAPGQTVDKGAVLIVLE from the coding sequence ATGCGCTACTTCGTTACGATCGCCGGACGTGAGGTGGAAGTGGACCTTACGGGCGCCACGCCGGTGGTGGACGGCACGCCCATGGAGGCGCAGCTTTCCACCCTTCCGGGCACGCGGACGCGCCACCTGATCGCGGGCGACCGTTCGTACGCCTTTGCCGTCAGCGCGGGCGACCGCAAGGGCCGCTGGCACCTGGCGCTGGGCGCGGACCGCCTGACCGCCGACGCCGTGGACGAACGCACCCGCGCCATCCGCGAAATGACCGGCGGCGCCGACGACGTGGCCGACAAGACCATCCTGGCGCCCATGCCGGGGCTGGTGCTCAAGGTGGAGGTCGAGGTGGGCCAGACCGTGCGCGCGGGCCAGGGCGTGGTTGTCGTGGAGGCGATGAAGATGGAAAACGAGCTCAAGGCCCCCGCGGACGGCGTGGTCGCCAGCATCGCCGTCGCGCCCGGCCAGACGGTGGACAAGGGCGCGGTGCTGATCGTGCTGGAGTAG
- a CDS encoding pinensin family lanthipeptide, translating to MKKLKLNLENLRVDSFETARDATGMTGTVRANGETYPCTQPITCVRVEPTGGACQSMQNCGGSVFTVCACSVTSCTTDLIEH from the coding sequence ATGAAGAAGCTGAAGCTCAACCTCGAGAACCTGCGGGTAGACTCCTTTGAGACGGCGCGCGATGCCACGGGGATGACGGGAACCGTGCGCGCCAATGGTGAAACGTATCCCTGCACGCAGCCCATCACCTGCGTGCGAGTGGAGCCGACCGGGGGAGCCTGCCAGTCCATGCAGAACTGCGGCGGATCGGTGTTCACCGTCTGCGCCTGCAGCGTGACGTCGTGTACGACGGACCTGATCGAGCACTGA
- a CDS encoding methyltransferase domain-containing protein — MSDRRGGRDRGRSARPAPGPRRPRPPVQLRIDSIAAGGEGVGRLADGRVCFVHRTAPGDLAEVQLTETRDRWTRGTLLRVIEPSPERREAVCPFYARCGGCTLEHLTYDAQLAAKGRIVGDALTRIGGVAVEAPEVVPSPREFRYRNRVSFALRRTEHGRVEAGFHALGAPDEIVDLDGSCLLFEEAIARVWDGIRANWGPDARRLPSGAQLRLTLRASANGEVSLLVEGGFHPGRPLELIAAVPGLVAIWHRPGENKAELIAGAPGLPETWGDETVELSGAAFLQVNRAAAELLEAHVLSLVGDVAGRTVVDAYCGVGLHARRLARAGARVTGIELDPDAVAEARRSAPEGAVFISGYVEAVLAEHLPADLVILNPPRAGIAAEAADALAAQPAERIIYISCNPATLARDIRRLGPGYRMESLRSFDLFPQTAHVESVVLLVRA; from the coding sequence GTGAGCGACCGCCGCGGCGGGCGCGACCGGGGACGTTCGGCGCGCCCGGCTCCCGGGCCGCGCCGGCCACGACCGCCGGTGCAGCTGCGCATCGATTCCATCGCCGCGGGCGGGGAAGGAGTGGGGCGGCTGGCGGACGGGCGCGTCTGCTTTGTCCACCGCACCGCGCCGGGCGACCTGGCCGAGGTGCAGTTGACGGAGACGCGCGACCGGTGGACGCGCGGGACGCTGCTGCGCGTCATCGAGCCGTCGCCGGAGCGGCGGGAAGCGGTGTGCCCGTTTTACGCGCGGTGCGGCGGGTGCACGCTGGAGCACCTCACGTACGACGCACAGCTGGCGGCAAAGGGCCGCATCGTGGGCGACGCGTTGACGCGCATCGGCGGGGTGGCGGTGGAGGCGCCGGAGGTGGTGCCGTCCCCGCGCGAGTTCCGCTACCGCAACCGCGTGAGCTTCGCGCTGCGCAGGACGGAGCACGGCCGCGTGGAGGCGGGGTTCCACGCGCTCGGCGCGCCGGACGAGATCGTGGACCTGGACGGAAGCTGCCTGCTGTTCGAGGAGGCGATCGCGCGCGTGTGGGACGGCATCCGCGCCAACTGGGGCCCGGACGCGCGGCGCCTTCCTTCCGGCGCGCAGCTGCGGCTCACGCTGCGCGCCTCGGCGAATGGCGAGGTGTCGCTGCTCGTGGAAGGCGGATTCCACCCGGGGCGGCCGCTGGAGCTGATCGCCGCCGTCCCCGGGCTGGTGGCCATCTGGCACCGCCCGGGGGAGAACAAGGCGGAGCTGATCGCGGGCGCGCCGGGGCTGCCGGAAACGTGGGGCGACGAGACGGTGGAGCTGAGCGGCGCCGCCTTTCTGCAGGTGAACCGCGCGGCGGCGGAACTGCTGGAGGCGCACGTCCTTTCGCTCGTGGGCGACGTGGCGGGCAGGACGGTGGTGGACGCGTACTGCGGCGTGGGGCTGCACGCGCGTCGCCTCGCGCGGGCCGGCGCGCGGGTGACGGGAATCGAACTGGATCCCGACGCCGTGGCCGAGGCGCGCAGGAGCGCGCCGGAGGGCGCCGTCTTCATCTCGGGATACGTGGAAGCCGTGCTGGCGGAGCATCTTCCCGCGGACCTCGTCATCCTGAACCCGCCACGCGCGGGCATCGCGGCGGAGGCGGCGGACGCGCTGGCCGCCCAGCCGGCGGAGCGCATCATCTACATCTCCTGCAACCCCGCCACGCTCGCGCGCGACATCAGGCGCCTGGGCCCCGGCTACCGCATGGAGAGCCTGCGCTCGTTCGACCTGTTTCCGCAGACGGCGCACGTGGAATCGGTGGTGCTGCTGGTCCGCGCCTGA
- the accC gene encoding acetyl-CoA carboxylase biotin carboxylase subunit: MFNKILIANRGEIALRVIRAAHELGVKAVAVYSEADRLAPHVLAADEAYLIGPAPSAQSYLKADVLIDVAKRCGAQAIHPGYGFLSERAHFIQAVRDAGLVFIGPSPDAVTAMGDKTAARARMIDAGVPVVPGTKEALADAAEARRVAGEIGYPVLLKAAAGGGGKGMRIVRGEDEIEKAFESAGNEAQSAFGDRSVYIEKFLEGPRHIEIQLLADRHGTTLHLGERECSIQRRHQKLIEEAPSAVLTPDERAAMGAMAVAAARAVNYEGAGTVECLYQNGEFFFLEMNTRIQVEHPVTELVTGIDLVQWQIRIAAGEKLPFAQDDITFTGHAIECRITSEDPANNFMPSTGRIQNLLIPSGPGVRWDGGITPGVEVGLFYDPMLAKLIVHAPTRIEAVDRMKRALAELRVEGVDTSVPFHLRVMDEPEFREGRLDIKYLERHEDLMTAQPDEDTIRAAALAAALLEEERRTHRAMPRAGTAAAAAPVSGWRQRGWRNR, translated from the coding sequence GTGTTCAACAAGATCCTGATCGCCAACCGCGGCGAGATCGCCCTGCGCGTCATTCGCGCCGCGCACGAACTGGGAGTCAAGGCCGTCGCCGTGTACTCCGAGGCGGACCGCCTGGCCCCCCACGTCCTGGCCGCCGACGAGGCGTACCTCATCGGTCCCGCGCCCAGCGCGCAGAGCTACCTCAAGGCCGACGTCCTCATCGACGTCGCCAAACGGTGCGGCGCCCAAGCCATCCACCCCGGCTACGGCTTCCTCTCCGAGCGCGCGCACTTCATCCAGGCCGTGCGCGACGCGGGGCTCGTGTTCATCGGCCCGTCGCCCGACGCGGTGACGGCCATGGGCGACAAGACCGCCGCGCGCGCCCGGATGATCGACGCGGGCGTACCCGTCGTCCCCGGCACCAAGGAGGCGCTGGCCGATGCGGCCGAGGCGCGCCGCGTGGCCGGCGAAATCGGCTATCCCGTGCTGCTCAAGGCCGCGGCGGGCGGTGGCGGCAAGGGAATGCGCATCGTGCGCGGCGAGGACGAGATCGAAAAGGCGTTCGAGTCCGCCGGCAATGAGGCGCAGTCGGCGTTCGGCGACCGCAGCGTCTACATCGAGAAGTTCCTGGAAGGCCCGCGGCACATTGAAATCCAGCTGCTGGCGGACCGGCACGGCACCACGCTGCACCTGGGCGAGCGCGAGTGCAGCATCCAGCGCCGCCACCAGAAGCTCATTGAAGAAGCTCCGTCCGCGGTCCTGACGCCGGACGAGCGCGCGGCCATGGGCGCCATGGCCGTCGCCGCCGCGCGTGCCGTGAACTATGAGGGCGCGGGGACGGTGGAGTGCCTGTACCAGAACGGCGAGTTCTTCTTTCTGGAGATGAACACGCGCATTCAGGTGGAGCATCCGGTGACGGAACTGGTGACCGGGATCGACCTGGTGCAGTGGCAGATCCGCATTGCCGCGGGCGAGAAGCTGCCGTTTGCGCAGGACGACATCACGTTCACGGGGCACGCCATCGAGTGCCGCATCACCTCGGAGGACCCGGCCAACAACTTCATGCCGTCCACCGGGCGCATCCAGAACCTGCTTATCCCCAGCGGCCCCGGCGTGCGCTGGGACGGCGGCATCACCCCGGGCGTGGAAGTGGGGCTGTTCTACGATCCCATGCTGGCCAAGCTGATCGTGCATGCGCCCACGCGCATCGAGGCGGTGGACCGGATGAAGCGCGCGCTGGCCGAACTGCGCGTGGAGGGCGTGGATACGAGCGTTCCGTTCCACCTGCGGGTGATGGACGAGCCGGAGTTCCGCGAGGGCCGGCTGGACATCAAGTACCTGGAGCGGCACGAGGACCTGATGACGGCGCAGCCGGATGAGGACACCATCCGCGCCGCCGCCCTGGCCGCCGCGCTGCTGGAGGAAGAGCGCCGTACGCACCGCGCCATGCCGCGCGCCGGCACCGCCGCGGCCGCCGCGCCGGTGAGCGGATGGCGCCAGCGCGGATGGAGAAACCGGTGA
- a CDS encoding MOSC domain-containing protein gives MPDSRILHVNVGAVREVEWRGRLVTTGIWKAPVEGRVALRCVNFAGDDQADRTVHGGPDKAVYAYSREDYDFWREEEGFDTPPGLFGENLTVDGIDLSAALVGERWSVGSTVLEIAQPRMPCFKLGLRVGDAHFPRRFQRAGRPGAYFRVVQEGEVGAGDAVRVLERPDHGITLRYMTEVLTDRGKAAALRAVPNLPEFWDDIAHGRIALE, from the coding sequence ATGCCTGATTCCCGCATTCTGCACGTAAACGTCGGGGCCGTCCGCGAGGTGGAGTGGCGCGGCCGGCTCGTGACGACGGGGATCTGGAAGGCGCCGGTGGAGGGCCGCGTGGCCCTTCGCTGCGTCAACTTCGCGGGGGACGATCAGGCGGACCGCACGGTGCATGGCGGGCCGGACAAGGCAGTGTACGCCTACTCTCGCGAGGATTACGACTTCTGGCGAGAAGAGGAGGGATTCGACACGCCTCCCGGCCTGTTCGGCGAGAACCTGACCGTGGATGGCATCGACCTCTCGGCCGCGCTGGTGGGGGAACGGTGGAGCGTTGGATCCACCGTGCTGGAGATCGCGCAGCCTAGGATGCCCTGCTTCAAGCTCGGCCTTCGCGTGGGAGATGCGCATTTCCCGAGGCGGTTTCAGCGCGCGGGCCGGCCGGGCGCGTACTTCCGTGTCGTGCAGGAGGGCGAAGTAGGCGCGGGCGATGCCGTGCGCGTGCTGGAGCGGCCGGACCACGGCATTACGCTGCGGTACATGACGGAGGTGCTCACCGATCGCGGGAAGGCCGCCGCCCTGCGCGCCGTCCCCAACCTGCCGGAGTTCTGGGATGACATCGCGCACGGGCGGATCGCGCTGGAGTAA